CCCATACACAAATCCACACACCAGTTCACAAACCGGTCCGCTGCTCCCCCTTTCAGAGCTGCTGTCACCCCGAATACCAGTGCCAGCAGAGAACTGACGGCAGAAGCCAGAATTCCGACTACAATACTGTTGGACAATCCTCTGACACTCCGGAAAAACATATCTCTGCCCATACTGTCCGTACCAAAAGGATGTTCCGGACAGGGAGCAATAAATCTGGCCTGATAATCCACTCCATAACGTTCCGGGCTGATACACAGCCCCGCCGCCAGACAGACAGTCAGATACAGACATGCCCCTGTCACGGCCCACAGTGTTTTCCTTCTCCGGTTCCAGAATTTTTCAGTTTCTCTGTTCATGTGAAACGCCCTCCCTGATTCTGGGGTCTATCATCCCGTACAGTACATTTGCAATAAGGTTCCCCACAAATACAAAGACTGCACTGAATATGGCAATACCAAGAAGCAGAGGCACGTCTCCGCCCAGTCCTGCCGCTGTTACGGCACTTCCGATTCCCGGATAAGAAAACACCGACTCTGCCAGTGCAATTCCGCCGAACAGTTCGCTGAATGAGGCAAACTGCACCGTAACTGCCGGAATGGCTATATTTCTCATACCGTGACGCTTCAGAATCTGCCAGGTACTTTCTCCTCTTGCTCTTGCATACAGCATAAATTCGCTGTCAAAAAGCTCCAGCAGTTTCTGTCTGGTATACAGTGTGATTTTCCCAATCCCCAGAATACTTAAGGTAACCGCAGGCAGAACCAGATGGTACAGCCGGTCTCCCGGCGTCACCTCCCCGGCTGCTTTTCCCATGGGCGCCGCAAGGCCAATGGGAAACCAGCCCAGATTTACGGCAAAAATACTGAGCATCAGAAGACCCACCCAGAAAGTGGGCGCAGACTGGAACACCAGACAGCAGGTTTTTATGATTTTATCCGTCAGCTTTCCTTTCCGGACTGCCGCCAGAATACCCAGCGCAAAGCCCAGCATTCCGGAACAGCTCCAGGCAATCAGAATCAGCGCCAGAGAATACTGAAACCGCTCCTTTATCACCGTCAGTACCGGCTGTTTGTATACAATGGACGTCCCAAAATCCCCGTGAAGCACATTGCCTGCCCAGGTGAAAAACCGCTCCATGGGCGGGTCGTTCAGTCCCCAGTATTCGGCTATCTCCTCTCTGGCTTCCTCCGATATGGTGGAACCGGTTCCGATATAAGCAGTCAGCGGATCCATGGGCGCATGGGACACCATAAAAAATGCAATGATGCTTATGGCAATCAGCAGCGTTACCATGCGCAGTATCGTCATACATAGTTTTTTCATATCTTTATCCTTTTCTTATGCCCATCCTTTATTCTCCATCCTTTATGCTCCAGTCCTTCATGTTGCAGATAATGGGAATACCGTGACCGTGGGGGTGCGGAATCTGTGTTTCTTCCGAAATATCCAGCCGGTCGCTGACAAAATAGCAGTGCTCAATATTTACCAGAAACAGATAGGGGTAATCCTCCGCATAGGCTGTCTGGGCCTCTTTCCAGAATGATACCGCCGATTCCTGATTATTGGCAGATATGGCCTGAGCCATCAGCCAATCTACCTCCTCATTCTGATATCCGTTGGTATTGCTGTAGGCCTGCACGGTAAAATGTTCCGATTGGAACAGACTGTCTATTACCATGGGGCTGTACTGGCCATAGCCCCATACCACCCCCTGGCTGTATGCTTTTTTCGTGATTTCATCCCAGGTGGTCTGCTTTACCTCTATGGAGATTCCAAGCTGTTTCACATTTTCCGCCACCGCCGCTGCCAGCATATAACGGTCCTGTTCGTCTGAGGGAGTATACACCTCAAACTGACAGAGTATCCCGTCCTTTTCCCGGATTCCGTCTCCGTCCAAATCCTTCCATCCGGCTTCCTCAAGTATCTTCCGGGCTTCTTCCACCTGGGAATCCTCATATACCTTCGTATTGCCCCAGATTAAATTGTCCGTCCAGCCCTGGGCCGGTTTCCCGATTCCGTGAAACGCATGGTCAATCACTTCCTGACGGTTAATTCCGATGGACAATGCTTTCCGCACCGCCACATCTGATGTGACCTGATTTCCCACTTCCTCCTGCGTTCCGTCAGCAGTGGTAATCACACCGGGTTCCCGGCAGGGAAGGCTGATGTTGCGCACATCCATGGTTTCCAGTTTTTTCATGTACATGCCTTCTATGTTCTCTCCTGCGTATACAGGCTGTACCATCACCACATCCAGCTGGCCGGATCTGGCATTGGAAAAGGCCGCTTCGTTGTCCATATCCACAAAGGTCACCCGGCTGATTTCCGGCGCTCCTTCAAAATAATCCTCATTTGCCTCCACAATAAGCTGCTGCTCCGTATCGTACTGGATGACTTTCCAGGGACCGGTTCCCACAGGCGTCCTGTCATAGGT
The Lachnospiraceae bacterium JLR.KK002 DNA segment above includes these coding regions:
- a CDS encoding ABC transporter permease; its protein translation is MKKLCMTILRMVTLLIAISIIAFFMVSHAPMDPLTAYIGTGSTISEEAREEIAEYWGLNDPPMERFFTWAGNVLHGDFGTSIVYKQPVLTVIKERFQYSLALILIAWSCSGMLGFALGILAAVRKGKLTDKIIKTCCLVFQSAPTFWVGLLMLSIFAVNLGWFPIGLAAPMGKAAGEVTPGDRLYHLVLPAVTLSILGIGKITLYTRQKLLELFDSEFMLYARARGESTWQILKRHGMRNIAIPAVTVQFASFSELFGGIALAESVFSYPGIGSAVTAAGLGGDVPLLLGIAIFSAVFVFVGNLIANVLYGMIDPRIREGVSHEQRN
- a CDS encoding ABC transporter substrate-binding protein, which produces MNKKRMFLLGSVILLLTGCGQEQKPREKGTAAGEENSIVCYVGHGFWDGSLDPVKGGFAYGYDFINNSLVRVNADSEYEGDLAQSWEVSEDSLVYTYQLKEGIRFQDGTDFTAEDVVFTYETVMENQGQNEKVDLSRLKEVKALDDLTVQFTLKEPFSPFLDTTAQLGIVPSDGYDSGTYDRTPVGTGPWKVIQYDTEQQLIVEANEDYFEGAPEISRVTFVDMDNEAAFSNARSGQLDVVMVQPVYAGENIEGMYMKKLETMDVRNISLPCREPGVITTADGTQEEVGNQVTSDVAVRKALSIGINRQEVIDHAFHGIGKPAQGWTDNLIWGNTKVYEDSQVEEARKILEEAGWKDLDGDGIREKDGILCQFEVYTPSDEQDRYMLAAAVAENVKQLGISIEVKQTTWDEITKKAYSQGVVWGYGQYSPMVIDSLFQSEHFTVQAYSNTNGYQNEEVDWLMAQAISANNQESAVSFWKEAQTAYAEDYPYLFLVNIEHCYFVSDRLDISEETQIPHPHGHGIPIICNMKDWSIKDGE